One window from the genome of Cardiocondyla obscurior isolate alpha-2009 linkage group LG04, Cobs3.1, whole genome shotgun sequence encodes:
- the LOC139102341 gene encoding serine-rich adhesin for platelets isoform X2, translated as MKTWPIKGRPFRLPGKFMHQCSAPGQGWRIYMGQCVSRKAGAVVAASGHHNSPSYRIMDKAQKQGDLRGSSKRSTSHTRGTAMSFGFRRRPASGIPMPIANYAAGTSEKSLLHPRSKSAGPEQDRRRMMDDDNSNVIHNSSSGRSTPRLAPPKKDSSGVGVRTNRFGYRQPQARFTNKVGDICSLHGISHYNQEKLQQYPQQQPQQPDNYFVKQQQPNRVVAHVPQHLCGTTPPAKPRLLQSNNAAYGNNSMAQHADANKRGSGIPEPITRYTLHTSHLPLPQYAVRVSDSNSKIAKTVANQSRKISTSKGSSSSKEGSVTEDSGVSSQPTGPEDNDRFRSVDYMDDGSLRRRGVGRPRNLRMVVTGKSFDVRDVRDDDSTVTEISVIPLPKSFATTATNLNTGFVRERATQYQRIVNKDNRYTDSTASMSTTSSEGYDEGLSEEKVYKDRSRTEKVPSIKSDFSPPSSDDPEYGHGEAMADEYSLSSSDEYQRSNSVIAQHAQAVTAATKNSTTSKNALRSVLLTIEDPAFAAAAATTTTLIDDETSPVDSLFDSPTASITQSDGKKKDEEHAHERSDNTLEDDGPGTPTNASNSLSLSEGREFFDDEIADQPGLMFDDNNSRARGETQSALSGQITAENSHTLIETSLKINGTHIKNVVNSPHHGQRLHRAGSVDTLSPCESIASDDLMLDYDNSDASSYEEQQRLNSNPALHELDDATIISELEAQGEEVMRQWTSLLNTAHMDDANSNSANNNSVNSVTSNNNNQAATEAGIGSDRMSRLLRSRSGTESPRSLDNMRNRQVSSPMRTSSVSSSCVDSGDEASLRMDRGTYQYMFQDIVSIKTMLLKLKRVLQESGENDLTRSETLNPFDNPKNGLFCNLNEDGGNTIDVSTSPGSGGSSIADELADLRRQVVFLQGQVEDRDRTIQVRDRTIEQLEVNNELQVSKLQGPKSGDAQSCALPMRNNNVSSVDTCNATTQTEKTRPVSAGPSLLQSLPQDGVMGPLVSWSDSLDRQRLSLLSELNSTGSHRKPIERLPHTLRLRQEQIPTRRVNARRHSSECVSSSPIKPKDCVKLPCDLNDAERDAKIEGNMVKSLIPTPRKLRL; from the exons ggcgATTTACGGGGATCTTCGAAGCGCAGTACGTCTCACACGCGCGGCACCGCGATGTCTTTCGGCTTCCGGCGACGGCCCGCCAGTGGAATTCCCATGCCGATAGCGAATTATGCCGCCGGCACCAGCGAGAAGAgcctgctgcatccacgatcAAAGTCGGCCGGCCCGGAGCAGGATCGCAGGCGGATGATGGATGACGATAACAGCAACGTGATTCACAACTCGTCATCCGGTCGGTCGACACCGCGGCTGGCTCCGCCGAAAAAAGATTCGAGCGGTGTTGGTGTCAGGACAAACCGCTTCGGCTATAGGCAGCCACAGGCGAGATTCACGAACAAGGTCGGCGACATTTGCAGCCTCCACGGTATCAGCCATTACAATCAGGAGAAGCTGCAGCAATATCCGCAACAACAGCCGCAACAACCGGACAATTACTTTGTTAAACAGCAGCAGCCGAATAGAGTCGTTGCGCACGTACCGCAACATTTATGCGGAACAACACCGCCGGCGAAGCCTCGCCTGTTGCAATCGAATAACGCGGCTTATGGTAATAATTCGATGGCGCAGCACGCGGACGCAAACAAGCGAGGATCAGGCATTCCAGAACCCATCACCAGGTACACGTTGCACACCAGTCATTTGCCACTACCGCAATATGCTGTACGGGTGAGCGACTCGAACTCCAAGATTGCTAAAACCGTGGCGAACCAGAGCAGAAAGATATCCACGTCGAAAGGCTCGTCTAGTTCGAAGGAGGGCTCGGTGACCGAGGACTCGGGTGTCAGCAGCCAGCCGACCGGGCCAGAGGACAATGATAGGTTTAGATCAGTCGATTATATGGACGACGGCTCTCTGAGGAGACGCGGTGTTGGTAGACCGAGAAATTTACGCATGGTAGTAACTGGCAAGAGTTTCGATGTTAGAGATGTCCGCGACGACGACAGCACAGTTACGGAGATCTCGGTGATTCCGTTACCTAAATCTTTTGCAACCACTGCGACTAATTTGAACACCGGCTTCGTGCGAGAACGGGCCACGCAATATCAGCGAATTGTTAATAAAGATAACAGGTACACCGATTCGACGGCGTCAATGTCCACCACGTCTTCGGAAGGCTATGACGAAGGTCTGAGTGAGGAGAAGGTTTACAAAGATCGATCGCGCACGGAGAAAGTCCCGTCCATTAAATCGGACTTTAGTCCTCCCAGCTCGGACGATCCGGAATACGGCCATGGCGAGGCCATGGCGGACGAGTATTCGTTAAGCTCCAGCGACGAGTATCAGCGTTCGAATTCCGTCATTGCCCAACACGCGCAGGCAGTCACTGCTGCTACTAAGAATAGTACAACATCGAAGAACGCCCTACGCTCGGTATTACTTACCATCGAGGACCCGGCatttgccgccgccgccgccaccacaACCACATTGATTGACGATGAGACTTCGCCGGTTGACAGCTTGTTTGATAGTCCCACCGCTAGTATTACTCAATcggacggaaaaaaaaaggatgagGAACACGCGCACGAACGTTCGGACAACACTCTCGAGGATGATGGTCCGGGCACGCCGACGAATGCCTCCAACTCGCTCAGCTTGTCCGAGGGTAGAGAGTTCTTCGACGACGAGATTGCAGATCAGCCCGGACTAATGTTTGACGACAACAATTCCAGAGCAAGAGGCGAAACGCAATCTGCTTTGAGCGGTCAAATAACCGCCGAGAATAGTCACACTTTAATTGAAACAAGCTTGAAAATAA atggTACACACATCAAAAACGTCGTAAACAGTCCTCATCACGGGCAACGTTTGCATCGAGCAGGAAGTGTCGATACTTTATCACCTTGCGAGTCTATCGCTTCGGATGATTTAATGTTAGATTACGACAATAGTGACGCAAGTTCTTACGAGGAACAGCAACG attaaattccAATCCCGCGTTGCACGAGCTTGATGACGCCACTATAATTTCCGAGCTGGAAGCTCAAGGCGAAGAAGTGATGAGGCAGTGGACTTCGTTACTGAATACTGCGCACATGGATGATGCAAATTCCAATTCCGCCAATAACAATTCTGTCAACAGCGTGACCAGTAACAATAACAATCAGGCCGCCACCGAAGCTGG AATCGGAAGTGACAGGATGTCAAGGCTGTTACGCAGCAGATCGGGGACGGAATCGCCACGTTCGTTAGACAACATGCGCAACCGTCAGGTTTCTAGTCCTATGAGAACGTCGAGT GTGTCATCCTCGTGCGTCGATTCCGGAGACGAGGCCAGCCTCAGGATGGATCGCGGCACGTATCAGTACATGTTCCAGGACATCGTCTCAATAAAGACAATGCTCCTAAAACTCAAGCGAGTCCTTCAGGAG TCAGGAGAGAACGATTTGACGAGG tcggAAACTCTCAACCCATTCGATAATCCGAAG AATGGCCTCTTCTGCAACCTGAATGAGGACGGAGGCAACACGATCGACGTGAGCACGTCACCAGGAAGCGGAGGTAGCAGTATTGCGGACGAGCTGGCGGATCTAAGGAGGCAGGTGGTGTTCCTTCAGGGCCAGGTGGAAGATCGGGATCGTACGATACAAGTGCGGGATCGCACCATCGAGCAACTTGAGGTAAATAACGAG CTCCAGGTGTCGAAGCTTCAAGGACCTAAAAGCGGCGATGCTCAAAGCTGTGCTCTGCCGATGCGCAACAATAACGTCTCCTCTGTGGACACTTGTAATGCCACCACGCAAACGGAgaag ACACGTCCAGTGTCGGCGGGGCCTTCGCTCCTACAGTCACTCCCGCAAGACGGTGTCATGGGGCCTCTCGTTAG TTGGAGTGACTCGTTGGACCGTCAGCGACTATCACTGCTCTCGGAACTTAACTCTACTGGGAGCCATCGCAAGCCAATCGAACGTTTACCTCATACGCTAAGACTTCGTCAAGAACAGATCCCAACACGTCGCGTTAACGCGAGAAGACACTCCTCGGAGTGCGTGTCCAGCTCGCCCATCAAGCCGAAAGACTGCGTAAAATTACCGTGCGACTTGAACGACGCGGAACGTGATGCCAAGATAGAAGGAAACATGGTCAAGTCCCTCATTCCGACACCTAGAAAATTGCGGCTTTAA